The nucleotide sequence GCACCAGATGAGGTATCAAGTATGGATAGTCTCGTGTGTCCTAAACCAACATCTTGCTGAATGAAAGTGCCCTGATTATTGGGGCCTCTTAATTTAAGAGAATCTGTAGCTTTTTTGAGTGATTTTGATAAATCACTTTGAGATGAAAAATTTTTATAGCCTATTATGCCACACATAGGTGCAATCTGTCGAATTTCAGAGTGCTATGTTAATATCAATTTGTTTATTTGCTAAAAGTACATCAATAAATGTCTGTTTTTAACGGAAAAAATATTGCGATTCTTGGTGGATCAGGAACTTTAGGGAAAGCTCTTGTGAGAGAACTGGCGAAAGAAGGAATGGATAGAGGAAAGGTTGTGATCTATTCGAGGGATGAAATCAAACAGTTAGAGATGATTGATGATTTTCCATTGAGTAAGTTTCCTTTTCTGGAATTTAAACTAGGTGATGTAAGAGAGATAGTTTATGGGACTTAAGGATATTATTATCACACCTATCTACATTATTCTTTTTACGGCTATCGCATATTTCATTCGTCCGTATGTAACCAATGCAGCTACACGTAAGTATTTTCTTCCTTCGTTATGGGTACGCTTTGCTGGGGCGATCTTTCTAGGGCTTATTTATCAATTCTATTACGATGGTGGTGATACGTTCAGTTATTGGACTCATGGAAGTCAATGGATTTGGAAGGCTTTTCTGGAAGATCCTATTACTGCTTTACATATGATTTTTGGACCAAATGAACTTTCACCTGAAAACTTTAAATACGCTAAACATATTTGGTTTTTCTATGACTCAGATTCTTACTTTGTAGTTAGAATTGCTGGGTTATTTGATATTTTCACTTTCGGTACTTATACTTCTTCAGCCATTTTTTTCGCTATATTTTCTTGGTCAGGAGCATGGTCACTTTATTGGAAGATTGATAATAGATATCAAGGTCAATCTCTAAAATTTGCAATAATTATCCTGTTTGTACCATCCGTTGTGTTTTGGGGATCAGGTCTTCTAAAAGATTCATTGTCTTTAGGTTCTTTTTGCTGGCTTGCATATTCGCTATTAAATATAGCTGATTCAAAAAAAATAAAGATAAAAACATTAATAGTTCTGATCATCTCAGTTTGGTTGATTATCAACATTAAGCCATACATTTTTTATTGTGCAATACCACCTGCTGCTTTGTGGATTTATTTAGTCCAAATTAAGAAAATAAGAACTTCATTTTTAAAGATTTTGGCTGGTCCTATCATACTATTCTTCTTTGTTTTATCCAGTTACCTCTCTATTGATTTTTTAACAAAGGAAAGTAGTTATTATTCATTAGATAATTTTGCCAAACGAGCGTGGATTACTGCGTATGATATCAGGTATTACACAGGTAAGAATGCAGGATCAGGTTACTCATTGGGCGAGCAAGATGGAACCATTGAAAACATGGTTAAACTACTTCCTGAAGCTATTTTCGTTTCTCTTTACAGGCCGTTTTTATGGGAAGTACGTAACCCGTTCATGATGTTAATGTCGATTGAAAGTTTTATTCTTCTGTTGTTGACATTTAGGTTTTTTGGAAAGGAAAGTCTTTGGAAAATCTTTAACGATCCTTTTTTAGTATTTTGTTTATCGTTTTCGATTTTGTTTGGATTCGCAGTAGGAGTAAGTACTTACAATTTTGGTACTCTTATGAGATATAAAATTCCTATGATGTCACTTTTTCTGATTTTCATTACGGTTTCAAGAAGAGAAGCTAGAGATTTAGAAAATAAAAATAGAGTTCACATCTAATATTTTAATATTGAATAAAATGAAAAATGCTGTCCCAAACGAATTTAATCCACCGTGGTGGTATAGCTTTTTCTTTTCTTCTTATTTGTCTCGAAGAGCACTGTATAAATCGCTAAAAGAAAATTCTCATCATGTTGAAGGTGTAACTTTAGATTTTGGCTGTGGTTCAAAACCTTATGAGTCTATTTTCAATGCTGAAAAATACATCGGAGTTGATATTCAATCAAGTGGACATGATCATGCATCATCAAAGGTCGATGATTTTTATGATGGAAATAGCTTGCCATACCCTGATGAGTCATTTAATTCGATATTTAGTAGCGAGGTTTTTGAACATGTCTCCAATATTGATGAAATGATTTTGGAACTTAATAGAGTATTGAAAGATGGAGGAAAAATGCTAATCACTATTCCTTTTGCTATTCATGAGCACGAAATACCCTATGACTTCAGAAGATTTACGACTTTTGGAATTGAAAATATTTTGAATAAAAATGGATTTGAAATTGAAAAAATCGAGCCATCAAACCATTACCTTGAAGCCATATTTCAATTACTTATTTGGTATTTTACATTGAGTTTTAAGTCTAAAAATAAAATCACCACTTTTTTTAAGACCGCTCTATTCATTATGCCGTTAAATTTTTTAGCAATAGTACTGCCCTCCTTGTTACCAAGAAATAACTCATTTTACTCTAATCTTACTATTTTGGCAAAAAAGAAAGATAAATAATAGTGATGATTAGATTACCTTAAGCCAATAGAGAAAGGTAGTTTGTTAAAAGCGACTAGCATTTTAGTGGCTCTAAATCTGTTTATTTCATTGAAAACTTCGTCAAAACTTTGAATAATGCTTGACGCTCTTCAAGACTCTATTGCAACCATGATTTAATTAAAAGAAGATCAAATGCATAGATTTATTTTTAAAATCGAACAAGTTTTG is from Marinobacter alexandrii and encodes:
- a CDS encoding polysaccharide biosynthesis protein, whose product is MSVFNGKNIAILGGSGTLGKALVRELAKEGMDRGKVVIYSRDEIKQLEMIDDFPLSKFPFLEFKLGDVREIVYGT
- a CDS encoding class I SAM-dependent methyltransferase, which encodes MKNAVPNEFNPPWWYSFFFSSYLSRRALYKSLKENSHHVEGVTLDFGCGSKPYESIFNAEKYIGVDIQSSGHDHASSKVDDFYDGNSLPYPDESFNSIFSSEVFEHVSNIDEMILELNRVLKDGGKMLITIPFAIHEHEIPYDFRRFTTFGIENILNKNGFEIEKIEPSNHYLEAIFQLLIWYFTLSFKSKNKITTFFKTALFIMPLNFLAIVLPSLLPRNNSFYSNLTILAKKKDK